The following DNA comes from Cryobacterium psychrophilum.
ATGTTCGGCGGCGCTCATCTGCTCGCCCACCGGTTCGCCCGCGGTGAGCCGCGCCGCGGCGCTGGCGGCGGCCTCGCGAGCGTCGTCGAGAGCTGCCTGGGCCCTGGCCACGTTGGTGCTGATGGGCGCGAGGGCGTGCGCGGTGTAACTCAGGCCAAGGCGGTCAATGCTTCGCGCACCGTTCTTCACGCGGTCCGCTGACCGGTCGAGCCGACGCACCAGCTGGTCAAGCGCCTGCGGTGCGGTGCGTTCCACGCCGCGTTTCTTATCGAAGTTGCGGGTCTGAGCCACGAGGCGTTGGGTGGCCTCGTCGGCCACGGCGCGAATCTTCTCATTCCATCGATGAATTTCCGCTGCCGCATCCGGTTCGACGTCATCGAGTTTCTGCTGCAGGGCGAAGGCCTCCGTGAGCTGACGGCGGGACAGGGTGAGCGCTGCGGCAAACTCGCGCGTGGCGTTCTCGCCGAACTGGGCGATGGCGAAACCGAGCTCGTTCGTGGCGTCTTGCACGAGGTCATCCGCGCGAACGAGGCTGATCGAGGCGGACCGCACGAGCTCAGCGGCGGCGTCGCTCTCCAGTCGCAGGCGGGTGCGGGTGCGACGACGGGCGAGGCCAACGAGCACGGCTATGCCGACGAGGACGAATCCTAAAACCACCAATGAGGGCAAGAAAACGTCCATGGGGCGAGTCTAATGAACCGGGACGGGCGCTAGAGGTCGTCGGCGCTGGGGCGGCGCATCTGCTGGCGAATCATCTCGAAGTCGTGGCGGGAGATCTCGAGCAGGCCCTGCCGTAGCTGGCGCCCCCAGCTCGGGTTGCCGCGAGTGAGCTCGAGCACCGACAGGAGCGGCCGAATCGACGTGGCCACGGCATGCGGGTCGTAGTCGGCGCGCCGGCGCCACGGCTGAAACTCGGTGCCGGGATCACCGATCGGGGCGACGGCGGCATCCGTTATGCGGGCGATGGCCGTGAATTCCCGCAGCACTTCGCCCTCGAACGCGGTTTTCGGTGAGTAGTACACCAGGCCGTCGGCCTCGCCCATGCCGGCGAGCGTCACGCGCGCGGCCTGGCTCGCATGGGCCATGCCCATATGAACGCCGCGCAGCACCTGCTCGCGCTGGGCGACCCCCAGCCAGAAACGAATTGCCACGTATCAGTTGTACAACATCCGGCGGGACTCCACACTAGTGAGCATGCGCGTACTCCTGAAGAAGGTTCTCGATTGTGATCCGGATGCCGCCTGGCGCGCCATCCGCAGCCCCGCGGTTTTTCGAGAGGTCAGCTCGCCACTGCTCGCGGTGGACTCGCTCGAACCGGGCGGTTTCCCCACCGTGTGGCAGCCGGGCGATCACCCGGCCACGTTTCGCGCGCTCGGACTCGTTCCGATGGGCACGCAGGTGATTCGCCTCGCCGAGCAGACCGAACGGCCCGATGGGGTGCGCATCCTGCGCGACACCGGCTACGGCGTGTCAGGCGCCCTCGCGGCTGTCACGCTGTGGGACCACCGCATGGCGATCGCGCCCGACCCGGCTGGCACCGGAAAGACGCTCTACCGCGACCAGCTGATCTTCAAGGCCGGGCTTGGCACGATCGCGCTGTGGCCGAGCTTCTGGGCGTTCTGGCAGGTGCGGATGCTGCGCCTCGAGCACCTGGCACCCACCTGGCGCCACGACGTGGGAGTCGACGCGCCCGTACCCGTGGAGAACGACGGAGAGTACGGGCAGGCCTGAGACCTGCGCCCGCTGGTTCGGTTCACCGGCGTGCGACCGGGACAATCTCCGTCAGGGGCCCACCGGGCAAACCCATCGCGGCGGCGACGGCGCCGGCGGTAACCTGTTGGCATGAGTTCTTCTCTGGGGGCATTGCAGATCGCAGACTGGCGTCGTCGCGTTTTCGGACTGTACGCGGGGGTGCGCCAACTGAGCGTGCAGAGCCCGGAGGCCGGGCATGAGCTGTGGCGATCGGGTCGGGACGAACTCTTCGCGGGGCATCCGTCATCACCGTTGCTGCCCGACGATCGAGCCGCGTTCACGGGTCTGCCCATCGCCGGCTACGACCCGGACTGGCGCTTCGAAGTGGAGGTGCACCGGGCCGATCGCCCGCTGCGCATCACCGTGGACACGGGAACAGACGGCGCCGTGCCCTTCGACCTGGTGGGAACCGTGCGATTGCCCTACCTCGGGTCGCTCGACGTGTGGCGCCTCGGCAATTACGGCGGCGGCCTGTTCCTCCCGGTCAAAGACGCGCTCGCCGGCAAGCCCGGCGGCACGTACGGCGGAGGTCGCTACCTGCTCGACACGGTCAAAGGCGCCGATCTGGGCCCCGGAGCCAACGATGACACGCTCATTCTTGACTTCAATTTTGCGTACAACCCCTCCTGCGCCTACGACCCGATGTGGGCCTGCCCGCTCGCGCAACCGGGCAACACGATCGACGTTGCCGTGCCGGTTGGTGAGCTCTACAACGGTGAGGTCTACGCCGCTCACGCATCAGATACGCACAGATCCTGACCGGCGTCCTCACGAGCGGGCGATGAGATAGTGTCGATGTGACGCTAGTCAAAGCTGTGCCCTGAAAAAAAGACGGAGGTGACATGACGGTGAATCGCGGAACGCGACCGGATTCAATCGCTTTCGTATCCCCTCTTGTCACGTTGATCGCCCTGGTGGCCTTGCTTTTCGGCGTTTTCGCCATCCACTCGGAGGCGACCGGACAGGATATGCACATGGCGGGGTCGTCGCCGTCTGTTGCGGCGAGCGCCGCGGTCGACGCCTCAGCAGCGGCTGCCGTGAGTTTGGTCGCACCCGTCGTCGCGGCACTCTCTACCGGTTCGCACGGGGGAATGCTCGATTGCGCTCTGCTTGCCATGGCATGTGTTCTGCTGCTCGTGCTCATCGCCCTCGTGGTCCTGACCCGGTTGCCGGCCACCTACCGGCTACTCCTTGAGTCCGGTGGCAGGCCCGCCAGCATCGTCACGGTTCCCGTGCCCCGGCCCAGTCTCACCGCTCTCTCCATCCGTCGCGTTTAGACCGCACTGTATCTCTGCGGCCATTTTTGGCTGCGTGCTCTGCCGTACTCACGGCCACTCGGTCTCAATCTTGACGATGAATGGATGCAAATGCTCAAATCACGTACGTATTTCGCTGGAGCCATAGCCCTGGCCGCAGCTCTCGCCCTCAGCTCGTGCGCTGGCGGCAGCGCCGCCACGGACTCCACGACCTCCTCAGCTGAGGCCTCTTCGGCGACCTTCAATGACGCCGATGTGACGTTTGCGCAGATGATGATCCCGCACCACGAACAGGCTGTCGAGATGAGCGACGACCTGCTGGCCAAGGACGGCATCGACCAGGCGATCGTCGACCTCGCCACCGAGATCAAGGCCGCACAGGAACCGGAAATCACCCAGTTGAACGACTGGTTGACCGAGTGGGAATCAGAAGACAACAGCATGTCGGGAATGACCGACATGGACGACGGCGCTGAGGGCATGATGTCCGACGACGACATGATGGCTCTTCAGAACGCCACCGAAACCGACGCGGGCCGCCTGTTCCTCGAGCAGATGACGGTGCACCATGAGGGCGCTGTCGAGATGGCGCAGCTCGAAATCGACAACGGCGAGAATGCCGATGCCCGGGCCCTGGCCGAAAACATCCTCACGACACAGACGGCAGAAATCGCCGTCATGGCAGAGCTTCTCGCAACCCTGTAGCGGGTCGCTCAGGCGGGGCAACGTCGCCGGTCATCGACCGGTGAAGCCCCGCGTGCGTGCCTGTTCTTATCCAAATCTCCCAAGGACTTTTTTGATGCACTTTTCACCATTTGCTCGTTTCCCTCGTGTTGCCCCGGTGCGCGCGCGTGGATAGTACCGGCCACATTGCAACCGCACCGGCAGTCCCCGGTTTGCTGCCGACGATGTCTCGGCGAGATATTCGTGCCCTCGAGAACCGTATGCGCGAGAGCCGATTCGCGCCACCCCTGCCGAAGCCGGCACGAACCGCGCCGAAACGAGCATCGATTGGCCGGCAGACGGCCACCGGTGTTGCCATGGCGATGATCGCGCTCTTCACCGTGAGCGCGTCCCTCCCCGCTCTGGCTGTCTCCCCGCAAGCACCACAGGCATCGGCGCCCTCGTCGGCTGACTCTGCCGGCGAGCAAATCCTCCGCTTTTCCAGCACGGCGTCGGCGCCGATCCAACGTGACGGATTCACCGTCACCGATGTTCCCAAACCTGCGTCATACACCGAGCTCGCCGCAAACGGCAGGTGGGCCAGCCTCGATGAGAGCCAGCTCTCCGACCTGGGATGGGCGCTGCCCGTACTGGGCCGCGTTACCAGCCGCTTCGGCCCGCGCCCGAACAGACCGGTCGCCGGGGTCGGCGGTTACCACAAGGGAACCGACATCGCCGCTCCGTGCGGCCAGCCGGTGTTCGCGGCGACCGGAGGAACCGTTGTCCAGTCCGGCTACCAGGGCTCCTATGGCAAGTGGTTACTCATCGACCACGGAGATGGCATTAAGAGCGGATACGCCCACAACAGCACCCTCCTCGTCAACGCCGGGCAGACCGTCACCGCCGGCGAGGTCATCGCCCTGGTGGGGACCACCGGTTCGTCCAGCGGATGCCACGTACATTTTGAGACCCGTGTGGATGGAACGCACCTAAACCCGCAAACGTTCATGAGTTCCCGAGGAGTATCTCTTGACTGAGCCCGCAGCAGTTGCACGCGTCATTCGTACAGGCATCGCGACGATGGCAATATTTGCCATGCTCGCTGTCGCAGCGCCGGCCAGAGCGGAGGAATACCCCACTTGGGCGGAGGTCGAGAGTTCTCGGTCATCCGAAGCCGCCAAACAGACGCAGATCAAGGCAATAACCTCACTGATCAACGGCCTGACGGCTGAAGTGGATGCTGCGCGTGCTGAGGCAGACGCGCGAGCGACCGAGTACGAGGCGGCGCAGAGCACCTTCGATGCGGCAAGCCTCAAAGCGGCGACCCTTCAAAATAAAGCAGATGAGGCGACGGCGCTGGCTGATGTCTCTGCCGAGCAAGCCGGCCGTTTTGCGGCCCTCCTCGCCCGGTCCGGACCCGGCGACATGTCGATGACCCTGTTCCTGGAACCAGATGAGGCGGGTGACCTGCTGAATCAGTTGGGTTCCATGAGCAAGATGACCGAGCGAATGAGCCTGGTCTATGAGACGGCAACAGCGAACCGAAATTCCGCGACGGCCGCGACCGATCAGGCCAAAGTAGCCCAGGAAGCGCGGGGAGAATTGGCAGCTGCCGCCGAGACAGCGTTAGCTGGGGCGGTGGCCGCGAGCGACCGCGTAGAAACGGCACTCGCCGACCAACAGCAGGTGGCCGGAACACTGCAGGCGCAACTCACCGTGCTCACCGAAGATCGTGCCGCGACGGAGGCCGACTACGCCACGGGTGAAGAGGTGCGCCGTGCTGCGGAAGCCGCTGCCGCCGCTGCGCGCGCAGCCCAGGCCGCCGCCGCCGCGCGGGCAGCCCAGGCCCAAGCCCAGGCCCAAGCCCAAGCCGCCGCCGCGGCCGCGGCCGCGGCCGCAGCGTCAGCGTCCGCATCCGCCCGCCCGGCGCCACCCACCGGCAGCAGCGCTCCCGGCAACCAGGGCTGGGTGTTGCCGGTGTACGGCTGGATCAGCTCCGCCTACGGCCCGCGCCTCAGCAGGCCGGTTGCCGGCGTCGGGGCGTTTCACCACGGCACAGACATTGCCGCCGGGTGTGGACAGGGAGTGTACGCAGCATCCGCTGGGACGGTTGTCTATGCCGGCTGGCTGGGCTCCTACGGCAAGTGGGTTCTGATTGACCATGGTGACGGCACGCAGACTGGGTACGCCCACAACAGCTCCGTGCTCGTCAACCGCGGGCAGCAGGTTTCGGCGGGGGCGACAGTCGCGCTCGTGGGGACGACCGGTGCGTCCTCGGGCTGTCACGTGCACTATGAAACACGCGTCAACGGTGCGCGTGTGAACCCACAACCCTTCATGAGTTCACGAGGAGTCACCCTTGGCTAGATTCAGCTTGTCCCACTGCCAGGCCCGGATGCTGTCAGTGGCGCTTGTGAGTACCCTTGCCCTCGCTGGCTGCGCCACCCCAGATGCCGGGAAGGGCGCCGCTTCCGAAGAGAACGCAACGGTCAACCGCGCGTTCGAGCATGTCCACGGCCTCGGCGCCGACCCCTTGACGGGAAACACGTATGCGGCGACCCACCAAGGAGTGTGGCTCATCCCGACCGGGCGTCTCCCGGACACGTATCTCGAAGGAACGCCGCGCAGCACCACGGTCGAGCCCAGCCAGATCGCCGGCGGAGCGCAGGACACCATGGCATTCACCGTTGCCGCTCCCGGCCACCTTCTGGCGTCCGGCCACCCCGCACCGACGGAGCAGACCGACCTGAACCTGCCAAACCTTGGACTTATCTCCAGTACCGACGGTGCCAATTCCTGGACCGCCCTCTCCCTGGAGGGCGAAACGGATTTCCATGATCTCGCCGCGGTGCCCCTGGACGAGACCTTGCGCGTCTATGGGTACGACGCCGGTGCGGGGACCATCCTGGTGAGTGATGATTCCGGCGCCACGTGGTCCACCGGAGGGGCACTGCCCCTGCGCGACCTGACGGTAGATCCGTCACGACCTGATCGGGTCTTCGCGACGACAGCCGAGGGTCTCGCGATGAGCGACGACGCCGGTCGCACGTTTGACCTCGTGGATGGCGCTCCCGTGCTTCTGCTGGTCGAGGCCGCCGATGCCTCCGCCGGCGGGGGGTTGGTAGGAATTGACCCGCAGGGCACACTGTGGCGGCAGGAGGGCGCTGCCGGAACGTGGACAGAGGCAGGCGCAATCGACGGCCCTCCCGACGCCTTCACTTTTGTCGGCGGCTCCTCGCCCTGGATCCTCGTCGCGGTCGCCGGTGGCGTTGCTGCGAGCGATGACTATGGCCTCACCTGGACGGAACTGCTTTCATGATGGTCACGTCACTCACTTCATACCCCCACGGGTATAATGGGACCAGGCTGCGCAAGCCGAACGAATGAATGAATCCCAGGACGGACGGAGAATCTGATGATGTGGGGAACAGCAAATATGGGGTGGACCTGGGGATTCGGGCTGTTGGCGGTCGCGGGCGTTGCCCTGATCATCTATGTGGTCGTTCGTGCGCTCTCGAACAACACCACGGGGAAGGCCGGCCCGCCCTCGACACCGAGTCCGCCCGCGCCTACTCGCGCCCGGCTGATTCTGGATGAACGCTTCGCTCGTGGGGAACTCACCCAAGAGCAGTATAAGGATCAGCTGCGCACACTGGACGAGGGTTAGCCGTGCGCCCGATGACTCGGCGCAACGCCCTCATCCTCGGCGGGGTGGGGATCGCCGGCGTGGCTGTCGGAGGAACGGGACTGCTGATGAATCAAGGAGCGCCGTCTCTCTCGCCGTCGGACATCGACGCCGGCGGCGAGTTCATCGAACCCACTGAGCTGCGAAGCGCAGGCGGCGCTCTCGCCGTGACTC
Coding sequences within:
- a CDS encoding M23 family metallopeptidase, which gives rise to MTEPAAVARVIRTGIATMAIFAMLAVAAPARAEEYPTWAEVESSRSSEAAKQTQIKAITSLINGLTAEVDAARAEADARATEYEAAQSTFDAASLKAATLQNKADEATALADVSAEQAGRFAALLARSGPGDMSMTLFLEPDEAGDLLNQLGSMSKMTERMSLVYETATANRNSATAATDQAKVAQEARGELAAAAETALAGAVAASDRVETALADQQQVAGTLQAQLTVLTEDRAATEADYATGEEVRRAAEAAAAAARAAQAAAAARAAQAQAQAQAQAAAAAAAAAAASASASARPAPPTGSSAPGNQGWVLPVYGWISSAYGPRLSRPVAGVGAFHHGTDIAAGCGQGVYAASAGTVVYAGWLGSYGKWVLIDHGDGTQTGYAHNSSVLVNRGQQVSAGATVALVGTTGASSGCHVHYETRVNGARVNPQPFMSSRGVTLG
- a CDS encoding M23 family metallopeptidase → MSRRDIRALENRMRESRFAPPLPKPARTAPKRASIGRQTATGVAMAMIALFTVSASLPALAVSPQAPQASAPSSADSAGEQILRFSSTASAPIQRDGFTVTDVPKPASYTELAANGRWASLDESQLSDLGWALPVLGRVTSRFGPRPNRPVAGVGGYHKGTDIAAPCGQPVFAATGGTVVQSGYQGSYGKWLLIDHGDGIKSGYAHNSTLLVNAGQTVTAGEVIALVGTTGSSSGCHVHFETRVDGTHLNPQTFMSSRGVSLD
- a CDS encoding DUF305 domain-containing protein; the protein is MLKSRTYFAGAIALAAALALSSCAGGSAATDSTTSSAEASSATFNDADVTFAQMMIPHHEQAVEMSDDLLAKDGIDQAIVDLATEIKAAQEPEITQLNDWLTEWESEDNSMSGMTDMDDGAEGMMSDDDMMALQNATETDAGRLFLEQMTVHHEGAVEMAQLEIDNGENADARALAENILTTQTAEIAVMAELLATL
- a CDS encoding EVE domain-containing protein, with the protein product MAIRFWLGVAQREQVLRGVHMGMAHASQAARVTLAGMGEADGLVYYSPKTAFEGEVLREFTAIARITDAAVAPIGDPGTEFQPWRRRADYDPHAVATSIRPLLSVLELTRGNPSWGRQLRQGLLEISRHDFEMIRQQMRRPSADDL
- a CDS encoding DUF1684 domain-containing protein, which gives rise to MSSSLGALQIADWRRRVFGLYAGVRQLSVQSPEAGHELWRSGRDELFAGHPSSPLLPDDRAAFTGLPIAGYDPDWRFEVEVHRADRPLRITVDTGTDGAVPFDLVGTVRLPYLGSLDVWRLGNYGGGLFLPVKDALAGKPGGTYGGGRYLLDTVKGADLGPGANDDTLILDFNFAYNPSCAYDPMWACPLAQPGNTIDVAVPVGELYNGEVYAAHASDTHRS
- a CDS encoding SHOCT domain-containing protein; this encodes MMWGTANMGWTWGFGLLAVAGVALIIYVVVRALSNNTTGKAGPPSTPSPPAPTRARLILDERFARGELTQEQYKDQLRTLDEG
- a CDS encoding F510_1955 family glycosylhydrolase, with the translated sequence MARFSLSHCQARMLSVALVSTLALAGCATPDAGKGAASEENATVNRAFEHVHGLGADPLTGNTYAATHQGVWLIPTGRLPDTYLEGTPRSTTVEPSQIAGGAQDTMAFTVAAPGHLLASGHPAPTEQTDLNLPNLGLISSTDGANSWTALSLEGETDFHDLAAVPLDETLRVYGYDAGAGTILVSDDSGATWSTGGALPLRDLTVDPSRPDRVFATTAEGLAMSDDAGRTFDLVDGAPVLLLVEAADASAGGGLVGIDPQGTLWRQEGAAGTWTEAGAIDGPPDAFTFVGGSSPWILVAVAGGVAASDDYGLTWTELLS